A single Filimonas effusa DNA region contains:
- a CDS encoding glycoside hydrolase family 88/105 protein: MKRFIAVALAGAVLASGCSTSRKLPARDEVLTVMRKTNQYFMDKWPDAGKSIVTNKERPSHIWTRAVYYEGLMALYAIDKQTAYYDYAVQWGQKHDWDMPGGIATRNADNHCCGQTYLDLYAIDKNEAYIKNIKASMDAMVKSDKNDDWWWIDALQMAMPVFTKLGVVYNDTSYFHKMYEMYAFTKHQHGGKGLYNAADHLWWRDKDFVPPYKEPNGEDCYWSRGNGWVVAALARTLEQLPKSDSHYGEYLEDFKDMCAALLPIQRADGYWNASLHDANNYGGKETSGTALFVYGMAWGINKGILDKKIYLPVVLKAWNVMVKESVHADGKLGYVQSTGKEPKDGQPVGYDKIPDFEDFGLGCFLLAGSEVWKLR, encoded by the coding sequence ATGAAAAGATTTATTGCCGTTGCTTTGGCTGGTGCGGTGCTGGCATCAGGATGCAGCACAAGCAGGAAACTGCCTGCCAGGGACGAGGTGCTGACTGTTATGCGTAAGACTAATCAGTATTTCATGGATAAATGGCCTGATGCCGGTAAAAGCATTGTGACCAATAAAGAGCGTCCCAGTCATATTTGGACAAGGGCTGTTTATTATGAGGGGCTGATGGCGCTTTACGCTATTGATAAGCAAACCGCTTATTATGATTATGCGGTTCAATGGGGGCAAAAACATGACTGGGATATGCCTGGCGGTATAGCGACCCGCAATGCAGATAATCATTGTTGTGGGCAAACCTATCTTGATTTGTATGCTATCGATAAGAATGAAGCGTATATTAAAAACATCAAAGCTTCCATGGATGCTATGGTGAAGAGCGATAAGAACGACGACTGGTGGTGGATTGATGCTCTTCAGATGGCGATGCCTGTATTTACGAAACTGGGGGTTGTTTATAATGATACCTCTTATTTCCATAAGATGTATGAGATGTATGCTTTTACGAAGCATCAGCATGGTGGTAAAGGGCTTTATAATGCAGCTGACCATCTCTGGTGGCGTGACAAGGATTTTGTACCTCCTTACAAGGAGCCCAATGGGGAAGACTGCTACTGGAGCCGTGGCAATGGCTGGGTAGTAGCCGCACTGGCGCGTACACTAGAGCAACTTCCCAAGTCGGATTCCCATTACGGAGAATATCTGGAGGATTTTAAGGATATGTGTGCTGCGTTGCTTCCCATTCAGCGTGCTGACGGTTATTGGAATGCGAGCCTGCATGACGCCAATAATTATGGCGGTAAAGAAACATCGGGTACTGCGCTTTTTGTATATGGTATGGCCTGGGGTATCAACAAAGGGATACTTGACAAGAAAATTTATCTTCCTGTAGTTCTCAAAGCGTGGAATGTAATGGTGAAAGAAAGTGTACATGCCGATGGTAAGCTGGGTTATGTGCAGTCGACAGGTAAAGAGCCTAAAGACGGCCAGCCTGTGGGATATGATAAGATCCCTGACTTTGAAGATTTTGGTCTTGGTTGTTTCCTGCTTGCCGGATCGGAGGTATGGAAGCTTAGATAG
- a CDS encoding glycosyl hydrolase — protein sequence MKKIITVLALSAFQFTVTAQSHWPAVSNTARPWTRWWWMGSAVDSVNINATIGQYSDAGLGGVEIVPIYGAKGYESRYLKYLSPQWVNRVDNAVEAAGKHHMGVDIALGTGWPIGGPQVSEKNAATRIHIQKYSLNKGEQLLQKVVFTDSTKKGDGVLSADGVGLMALMAYGADGAVKDLTGKVQPDGTLSWVAEEGNWQLLAAFNAKTRQKVKRAAPGGEGYTLDHFSSAALKEYLTITGKAYGDRSHGLRSFYNDSYEVYGANWTPDLFTEFEKRRGYKLQPYLRELTGNIISDSVARIKSDYRETIAALMLENFARPFAQWAHGLNMQSINQSHGSPGNLLDLYAAVDIAETETFGSSYFPIKGLRRDSADVRNVDPDPAMLKFASSAAHAMGHRFASSETFTWLTEHFKTSWSQCKPEAEQLFLAGINHVFFHGTTYSPADAAWPGWIFYASVNFVPANSLWPHLKGMSEYITRCQSVLQKGVPDNELAIYWPVYDVWHDPKGLDKALKVHDVDDWLHPSPFYKDVQRLQKEGYSFDFVSDRMLQQAKIKSGQLQVTDTGAVYKVLLVPACGKMPLETLKAIMKLAKQGLRVVIADVPADVPGVHQLALRRQAFNALKAHFPAEGSAVHVGMGSLFLSRDILKPLPTLGLEGEPLAKMKLGFIRRKDGNNYYYYIVNHTARDIDTVLPINVSADKVLLLDPQSGREGSARVERSGTKTLVKLQLKSGESVILLTTKENDKQAAWKYVTANGKDIALSGSWEVRFTAGGPVLPKPVTIEKLSSWTEWGDSTLVNFSGTAVYTTHVQLSKKAGCDYLLQLGRLCESARVWVNGKDAGFIWSIPFERRIGDLLKDGSNEIKIEVVNLMANRIRYMDRNKIPWRNYHEINFVNINYKDFNAASWAPQPSGLLGPVLIKEMTAH from the coding sequence ATGAAAAAAATAATTACAGTACTGGCTTTGAGTGCATTTCAGTTTACAGTTACTGCGCAGTCGCACTGGCCTGCAGTTTCGAATACTGCGCGTCCGTGGACAAGGTGGTGGTGGATGGGCAGTGCCGTTGATAGTGTTAATATTAACGCAACCATCGGGCAATACAGTGATGCGGGGCTGGGCGGCGTTGAAATAGTGCCTATTTACGGTGCGAAAGGGTATGAGAGCAGGTATCTTAAGTATTTGTCGCCTCAATGGGTGAACAGGGTGGATAATGCTGTTGAAGCGGCGGGCAAGCATCATATGGGAGTAGATATTGCTTTAGGTACCGGATGGCCTATAGGTGGTCCGCAGGTTTCCGAAAAAAATGCCGCGACAAGAATTCATATTCAGAAGTATTCATTAAATAAGGGAGAACAACTGCTGCAAAAGGTTGTGTTCACAGATTCCACGAAAAAGGGAGATGGTGTGCTTTCTGCTGATGGTGTGGGATTGATGGCTTTAATGGCATATGGTGCGGATGGTGCAGTGAAGGACCTGACTGGAAAAGTGCAACCTGATGGTACCCTTAGCTGGGTGGCCGAAGAAGGCAACTGGCAGTTGCTGGCGGCGTTTAATGCGAAAACAAGGCAGAAGGTAAAACGTGCTGCTCCGGGTGGAGAGGGGTATACGCTGGATCATTTTTCTTCTGCTGCACTTAAGGAGTATCTTACCATTACCGGGAAGGCATATGGTGACAGGTCGCATGGGCTAAGATCTTTTTATAACGATAGTTATGAAGTTTATGGCGCCAACTGGACTCCGGATCTTTTTACTGAATTTGAAAAGAGAAGGGGGTATAAGCTTCAGCCTTATTTGAGGGAGCTTACGGGCAATATAATTTCCGATTCTGTTGCAAGAATAAAGAGCGACTACAGAGAAACGATAGCGGCATTAATGCTTGAAAACTTTGCGCGACCGTTTGCGCAATGGGCGCATGGATTAAATATGCAGTCGATCAACCAATCGCACGGATCACCCGGTAACCTGCTTGATCTTTATGCTGCGGTTGATATTGCTGAAACAGAAACTTTCGGTTCCAGTTATTTCCCGATAAAGGGACTGAGGAGGGATAGTGCTGATGTGCGGAATGTAGACCCTGATCCTGCGATGCTGAAGTTTGCTTCTTCTGCTGCGCATGCGATGGGGCATCGTTTTGCTTCGAGTGAAACTTTTACCTGGCTTACCGAACATTTCAAGACATCGTGGAGCCAGTGTAAACCTGAGGCGGAACAGTTGTTCCTGGCTGGGATCAATCATGTATTCTTTCATGGTACAACTTATTCTCCTGCGGATGCCGCATGGCCGGGCTGGATCTTTTATGCCTCTGTGAATTTCGTTCCTGCGAATAGCCTCTGGCCTCATTTAAAGGGCATGTCGGAATATATTACCCGGTGCCAGAGTGTACTTCAGAAAGGCGTACCGGATAATGAACTGGCTATTTACTGGCCTGTATATGATGTATGGCATGATCCGAAAGGGCTGGATAAGGCGTTAAAGGTTCATGATGTTGATGACTGGCTGCATCCTTCTCCATTTTATAAGGATGTACAGCGTTTGCAAAAAGAAGGCTATTCCTTTGATTTTGTTTCGGACCGGATGTTACAGCAGGCGAAGATAAAATCGGGGCAGCTCCAGGTGACTGATACGGGTGCTGTTTATAAGGTGCTTCTTGTGCCTGCCTGCGGTAAAATGCCTTTAGAAACGCTGAAGGCCATCATGAAGCTGGCGAAGCAAGGTCTTAGAGTTGTAATTGCGGATGTGCCGGCAGATGTGCCGGGGGTGCATCAGCTGGCGTTGAGACGGCAGGCTTTTAATGCTTTAAAAGCGCATTTTCCTGCGGAGGGTAGTGCTGTGCATGTTGGTATGGGTTCTCTTTTTCTTTCGCGTGATATATTGAAGCCGTTGCCCACACTGGGTTTGGAAGGAGAGCCACTGGCTAAAATGAAATTGGGTTTTATAAGAAGAAAGGATGGTAATAATTATTATTACTATATCGTGAATCATACGGCACGTGATATCGATACTGTATTACCGATCAATGTGTCTGCCGATAAGGTATTGCTGTTAGATCCTCAATCGGGGAGGGAAGGCAGTGCGCGTGTGGAGCGGAGTGGAACGAAGACCCTGGTTAAGCTGCAGCTGAAAAGCGGTGAATCTGTGATACTGCTTACAACAAAAGAAAATGATAAACAGGCTGCATGGAAATATGTAACTGCCAACGGGAAAGATATTGCTTTATCCGGAAGCTGGGAGGTTCGTTTTACGGCTGGAGGTCCTGTACTGCCGAAGCCTGTAACGATAGAGAAATTAAGCAGCTGGACGGAGTGGGGGGATAGTACCCTGGTGAATTTTTCAGGGACAGCAGTATATACCACCCATGTGCAACTCAGTAAAAAAGCTGGTTGTGATTACCTGTTACAACTGGGCAGGTTATGTGAATCGGCAAGGGTGTGGGTGAATGGGAAAGATGCTGGTTTTATATGGAGCATTCCATTTGAAAGGAGAATAGGAGATCTTTTAAAGGACGGTTCGAATGAAATTAAAATAGAGGTGGTGAACCTGATGGCCAATCGTATCAGGTATATGGACAGGAATAAGATCCCCTGGCGTAATTATCACGAGATCAATTTTGTGAATATTAACTATAAAGACTTTAATGCGGCATCCTGGGCTCCACAACCTTCCGGGCTGCTGGGACCTGTTTTGATAAAAGAGATGACTGCACACTAA
- a CDS encoding SusC/RagA family TonB-linked outer membrane protein, with the protein MRNLFCFLTGLLLLCFVSATAQTRSLSGKITDNNGVPIDGASILIKGTSRGKSADSSGNFTITVKSGDILVFSATNYASKEIKVSSQASLYVSLLPEDNVIEEVVVTALGIRRTRNSLPYSAQTVGGDEISKVRSSSFITGMSGRASGIEIKQNNTLGGSANVVIRGNKSLIGNNQALFVVDGVPVDNSNTNTTDQKRGRGGYDYGNAAADINPDDIESVNILKGAAASALYGSRAANGVVMITTKKGRKGTLGVTVNAGLTVSSIEKSTFPKYQDRYGAGYGYGYDEDVDPKGWFFNFDVNGDGVPDLVTPTTEDASWGYQFNPTLQVYQWDAFDPSSPNYGKATPWIAAKNSPSAFFEKPLSYNTSVYLDGGSDRGTFKLGYTRSDEKGVLPNSSIVKDLVNFGGSYNVADNLIAGATINFSKIAGLGRYGTGYSGDHATNLMTGFREWWQTNVDVKELKAAYDRTGKNVTWNPADPSDPIGGVVPAYWNNPYWVRYRNFETDGRSRYFGNAHLTYKITPWLDVMGRVSLDSYDEMQEERVAVTSLEVPYYSKFLRSFREYNYDLLINVNRDLSPDMNLKATVGSNIRRTKINSTFASTNGGLSVPDIYALTNTRNPMVAPPEIQSTVGVDGYFATATLGYRDYLFLDASGRMDKSSTLPKNDNTYFYYSGSAGFVFSKLIANAPWLSYGKFRTNYAQVGNSPDPHVLIDYYAIIPSFNGEGLAAPGNNNSISALIPELVLKNNPTLKPEKTKAFETGVEMSFFNSRLGFDVTYYNSKTTNQIVPAPVSRATGFDGKYINVGEVDNHGWELSLYGTPVKSRDFSWSLNLNWTKNTSKVAALGDGIQNFQIGSYNAGVTINAALNEPYGTIRGEGFVYKNGQKLVNADGYYVKSGNTNDVIGNIAPDWLAGITNTFKYKNLSLSFLIDVRKGGDVFSLDMYYGLATGLYPETAGVNELGVPIRNDVTNDSKSGGIINPGITDAGTPNTVRADISTANGYGTLGYVVNPAAAFVYDASYVKLRDLTLTYSLPESVVSKMKPFKGLDISLFGRNLWLIHKNLPYADPEEGVSSGNLQGYQVGAYPMVRAVGANLKFRF; encoded by the coding sequence ATGAGAAACCTATTTTGTTTTTTAACGGGATTGTTGTTGCTATGCTTTGTTAGTGCGACAGCGCAAACCCGTTCTCTATCCGGAAAAATAACTGACAATAATGGTGTGCCTATCGATGGTGCAAGTATTCTTATCAAGGGTACTTCGCGCGGAAAAAGTGCTGATAGTTCAGGTAATTTCACTATTACTGTAAAGTCAGGTGATATACTGGTGTTTAGCGCTACCAATTATGCTTCCAAGGAAATTAAAGTAAGTTCGCAGGCTAGTCTTTATGTATCATTACTCCCCGAGGATAATGTGATAGAAGAGGTTGTAGTAACAGCTTTGGGTATCAGGAGGACGCGTAATTCTTTACCTTATTCGGCTCAAACCGTTGGCGGTGATGAGATCTCCAAGGTTCGTTCTTCGAGTTTTATTACGGGTATGTCGGGAAGGGCTTCTGGTATTGAGATCAAGCAAAACAATACACTTGGGGGGTCGGCCAATGTTGTGATCAGGGGCAACAAATCGTTGATCGGTAATAACCAGGCATTGTTTGTGGTTGATGGCGTGCCTGTTGATAATAGCAATACCAATACTACCGATCAGAAAAGGGGGCGTGGTGGTTATGATTATGGGAATGCGGCTGCGGACATCAATCCTGATGATATTGAGTCTGTCAACATTTTAAAAGGAGCTGCTGCCAGCGCCTTGTATGGTTCAAGGGCGGCGAATGGCGTTGTAATGATCACTACTAAAAAAGGCCGGAAGGGTACTCTTGGTGTTACAGTAAATGCGGGGCTTACTGTAAGTTCTATCGAGAAGTCTACTTTCCCCAAATACCAGGATCGTTATGGTGCGGGTTATGGTTACGGGTATGATGAAGATGTAGATCCGAAGGGATGGTTCTTTAATTTTGATGTGAACGGCGATGGCGTTCCGGACCTGGTAACGCCTACTACGGAAGATGCTTCATGGGGGTACCAGTTTAATCCTACGTTACAGGTGTATCAATGGGATGCTTTTGATCCGAGCTCGCCGAACTATGGAAAGGCCACTCCCTGGATAGCGGCGAAAAACAGTCCTTCTGCTTTTTTTGAGAAGCCGCTTTCGTATAATACAAGTGTTTATCTGGATGGGGGCAGTGACCGGGGGACCTTTAAATTAGGTTATACCAGGTCGGATGAGAAGGGTGTATTGCCTAACAGCAGTATTGTTAAAGACCTCGTTAATTTTGGCGGCAGTTATAATGTTGCTGACAACCTGATTGCGGGCGCCACTATCAATTTTTCAAAGATTGCGGGTCTTGGCAGATATGGCACAGGTTATAGCGGTGATCATGCGACTAACCTTATGACCGGTTTCAGGGAGTGGTGGCAGACGAATGTGGATGTTAAGGAGTTGAAAGCGGCCTATGACCGTACGGGGAAGAACGTTACCTGGAATCCTGCAGATCCATCGGATCCTATTGGAGGGGTGGTCCCGGCTTATTGGAATAACCCTTACTGGGTTCGTTACAGAAATTTTGAAACGGATGGGCGTTCCAGGTATTTCGGTAATGCGCATCTTACTTATAAAATAACACCCTGGCTTGATGTAATGGGCCGGGTAAGCCTTGATTCCTATGATGAGATGCAGGAGGAGCGGGTAGCCGTAACGAGCCTGGAGGTGCCTTATTATTCCAAATTCCTGCGTTCTTTCAGGGAGTATAATTACGACCTGCTTATTAATGTGAACAGGGATCTTAGCCCGGATATGAACTTAAAGGCTACTGTTGGTTCGAACATACGCAGAACGAAGATCAATTCTACTTTCGCTTCTACCAATGGGGGCTTGTCTGTCCCGGATATTTATGCGTTAACGAATACCAGGAATCCTATGGTTGCGCCGCCTGAAATACAAAGTACGGTGGGCGTTGATGGTTATTTTGCTACTGCTACGTTAGGCTACAGGGATTATCTGTTCCTTGATGCATCGGGAAGGATGGACAAGTCTTCGACCTTACCGAAAAACGATAATACTTATTTTTATTACTCTGGCTCTGCGGGTTTCGTATTCTCGAAGCTTATCGCTAATGCGCCCTGGTTGTCGTATGGTAAATTCAGGACCAACTATGCGCAGGTGGGTAATAGTCCTGATCCTCATGTGTTGATCGACTATTATGCTATCATACCCAGTTTCAATGGCGAGGGGCTTGCGGCCCCGGGCAATAACAACTCGATAAGTGCGCTGATCCCGGAGCTGGTGCTTAAGAATAATCCCACACTTAAACCAGAGAAGACAAAGGCTTTTGAAACCGGTGTTGAGATGTCGTTCTTTAACAGCCGTTTAGGGTTTGATGTAACTTATTACAATTCCAAAACCACTAACCAGATTGTGCCTGCCCCGGTATCGAGAGCAACCGGGTTCGATGGTAAATATATCAATGTAGGGGAGGTGGATAATCATGGATGGGAGTTGTCGTTGTATGGCACACCTGTTAAGTCGCGCGATTTTTCCTGGAGCCTGAACCTCAACTGGACGAAAAATACGAGCAAGGTTGCTGCTTTGGGTGATGGGATCCAGAACTTCCAGATTGGTTCTTACAATGCTGGTGTTACTATCAATGCAGCGCTTAATGAGCCTTATGGAACGATCAGAGGAGAGGGGTTTGTTTACAAGAACGGGCAAAAGCTGGTAAATGCTGATGGTTACTATGTTAAGTCTGGCAACACCAATGATGTTATAGGCAATATTGCTCCTGACTGGCTGGCGGGTATCACCAATACCTTCAAGTACAAGAATCTTTCACTAAGCTTTTTGATAGATGTTCGAAAGGGGGGGGATGTATTTTCACTTGACATGTATTACGGCCTGGCTACGGGTTTGTATCCTGAAACGGCTGGTGTTAATGAGTTAGGTGTTCCTATCAGGAATGATGTTACCAATGACAGTAAAAGCGGGGGGATCATTAATCCGGGTATCACTGATGCGGGAACGCCCAATACCGTAAGAGCTGATATCAGTACTGCCAATGGTTATGGTACGCTGGGTTACGTTGTGAATCCTGCGGCTGCATTTGTGTATGATGCCAGCTATGTTAAGCTGAGAGATCTTACGCTTACTTATTCTTTGCCTGAAAGTGTGGTGTCGAAGATGAAGCCATTTAAAGGGCTGGATATTTCTCTCTTTGGCCGGAATCTGTGGCTTATTCATAAGAATCTTCCTTATGCCGATCCTGAAGAAGGGGTGAGTTCGGGTAACCTGCAAGGTTACCAGGTAGGGGCTTATCCTATGGTAAGGGCAGTGGGTGCTAATTTAAAATTCAGGTTCTAA
- a CDS encoding rhamnogalacturonan acetylesterase, producing MNKIKYLLIAALSLSLVSFSWHKPTLYIIGDSTVRNGDGTGSNSQWGWGSIIGNWFDTGKISISNQAIGGRSSRTFLTEGRWDRVVGTLQKGDFLIMQFGHNDASPLDDTARARGTLKGVENDSVEIYNPIRKQKEIVHSYGWYIRKFTTEAQAKGATVVICSPIPRNNFKDGKVTRSEYADWAEATARQTGAFYIQLNELVAVQYEKMDTAAVHAFFPADHTHTNKEGASLNAAKVVEGIKQQPLLGLNAYLIR from the coding sequence ATGAATAAGATAAAATATTTGCTGATCGCAGCGTTGTCGCTGTCGTTGGTCAGTTTTTCGTGGCATAAGCCTACGCTTTATATTATTGGAGATTCTACCGTGAGGAACGGCGATGGTACAGGCAGTAATAGTCAATGGGGGTGGGGCAGTATCATAGGTAATTGGTTTGATACGGGAAAGATATCGATCTCCAACCAGGCTATTGGCGGCAGAAGTTCGCGTACATTTTTAACTGAGGGCAGGTGGGATCGTGTTGTTGGTACTTTACAAAAGGGTGATTTCCTGATCATGCAGTTCGGGCATAATGATGCCAGTCCGTTAGACGACACGGCCAGGGCGCGTGGAACGTTAAAAGGCGTAGAGAATGACAGCGTAGAGATCTACAATCCTATCCGCAAGCAAAAAGAGATCGTGCATAGTTATGGGTGGTATATCCGCAAGTTTACAACGGAAGCCCAAGCCAAAGGAGCCACTGTTGTTATTTGTTCGCCTATACCACGCAATAATTTCAAAGATGGTAAAGTGACCAGGTCGGAGTATGCTGACTGGGCTGAAGCAACAGCGCGGCAAACGGGTGCTTTCTATATTCAGCTGAATGAGCTGGTAGCTGTACAATATGAAAAGATGGATACTGCTGCGGTGCATGCATTTTTCCCGGCAGATCATACACATACCAATAAGGAAGGCGCTTCATTGAATGCTGCCAAGGTTGTGGAGGGTATTAAGCAGCAGCCGTTACTTGGTTTAAATGCGTACCTGATCCGCTAA
- a CDS encoding glycoside hydrolase family 2 TIM barrel-domain containing protein, whose translation MNGKIIFRSFLCLIAYAGGLLGLQAQVKQVQYLSGTGYQETVSWDFFCTGGRQSGYWTKIEVPSCWEQQGFGSYNYGRDYKTNGKNSRFNDEKGLYKHHFAVPSSWKDKEVFIVFEGSMTDTEVKINGRSAGAVHQGAFYRFKYNITDKLLTGKANLLEVTVSKMSSEPSVNNAERLADYWVFGGIFRPVYLEAVPRQHIDHVAIDAKANGSFAMQAFIKNANKKLNLLTEIVDSKGAVVSSNQQVVNAGDSVVTINTTLAGVKTWTAETPALYSAVVSLKDGTQTLYKATEKFGFRTIEIRHGDGVYINGVKVKFKGTNRHCWWPESARTLNEKIQLQDALLLKEMNMNAVRCSHYPPDKRFLEFCDSLGIYVLNELAGWQKAYSTKAGRLLVRELVVRDVNHPSIIFWDNGNEGGTNKELDPEFPKWDLSKRPVIHPHHRPGNDFNGIDCNHYEDYYSTKKILEDSLIYMPTEFLHAQDDGGAGAAMEDFWELHWGAKKSAGGFIWAMVDEGVVRTDMGNVIDANGLNANDGILGPHREKEGSFYALREIYSPVKIRMGQLPKDFNGSIVLENRYHFTNLNQCTFKWALVNYRQAYSNLAGFTVMEKGKAAAPAIAPGNSGTLHLGLPAGFLKYDALMLTATDPFGKEIYKWTWKIADNAKLLTGMFNASSGSSSGEALDSVYVLKGGENTVWLSKKTGLLTGTRNAAMDNLSFRNGPVLAQGNAVVVSSRLYKDGNNSVVEFTYEGNLKYTRWTMQEDGWLSLEYEYTLDGSYPFAGVNFNYPENFILGVKWLGKGPYRQWKNRMAGTPVNVWEKLYNNTQTGYWPMVYPEFKGYYGDVTWMEFNTVEGKFYVASRDTGLFVRLFDFYALSSGVKPHPELPGGNISFLDCIPPIGTKLALNINYNTAALGPQSEPAKLDKPVKRTLLFYFGLPKTTEAKEQYSRPDVDNVF comes from the coding sequence ATGAATGGTAAAATTATATTCAGATCATTCCTGTGCCTGATAGCCTATGCCGGCGGCCTGTTGGGATTGCAGGCCCAGGTAAAGCAGGTGCAATATCTTTCCGGCACCGGTTACCAGGAAACAGTTTCGTGGGACTTCTTTTGTACCGGTGGCCGCCAGAGCGGTTACTGGACAAAGATTGAGGTGCCGTCCTGCTGGGAGCAGCAAGGCTTTGGTTCGTATAATTATGGCCGTGATTATAAAACCAATGGCAAGAATTCCCGTTTCAATGATGAAAAGGGGTTATATAAACATCATTTCGCGGTGCCTTCCAGCTGGAAGGACAAGGAGGTATTTATTGTTTTTGAAGGCAGTATGACCGATACTGAAGTGAAGATCAACGGCCGTTCGGCGGGTGCTGTTCACCAGGGCGCGTTCTACCGTTTCAAATATAATATTACTGACAAGCTGTTAACGGGAAAGGCAAACCTGCTGGAGGTTACGGTAAGCAAGATGAGCAGTGAGCCTTCGGTAAACAATGCGGAAAGGTTAGCGGACTACTGGGTATTTGGCGGCATTTTCCGGCCGGTATATTTAGAAGCTGTTCCCAGGCAGCATATAGATCATGTAGCTATAGATGCAAAAGCAAACGGCAGTTTTGCGATGCAGGCCTTTATAAAGAATGCCAACAAGAAGCTGAATCTTCTAACAGAGATCGTTGACAGCAAGGGGGCTGTTGTAAGCAGCAACCAGCAAGTAGTGAATGCGGGAGATTCAGTTGTTACCATCAATACAACACTAGCGGGCGTCAAAACGTGGACAGCGGAGACCCCTGCACTTTATTCGGCAGTCGTTTCTCTGAAGGATGGCACACAAACTTTATACAAAGCCACTGAAAAATTCGGTTTCCGCACTATTGAAATAAGACATGGCGACGGCGTGTATATCAATGGCGTTAAGGTTAAGTTCAAGGGTACCAACCGGCATTGCTGGTGGCCTGAATCGGCACGTACACTTAATGAGAAGATACAGTTACAGGATGCTTTGTTGCTGAAAGAGATGAACATGAATGCGGTACGTTGCTCTCATTATCCGCCTGACAAGCGTTTTCTCGAGTTCTGTGATTCGCTGGGTATTTATGTGTTGAATGAACTTGCGGGCTGGCAAAAGGCTTATAGTACAAAAGCAGGCCGTCTGCTGGTAAGAGAGCTGGTGGTAAGAGATGTAAACCATCCTTCTATCATATTCTGGGATAATGGCAATGAAGGCGGCACCAATAAAGAACTAGATCCTGAATTTCCGAAATGGGATCTTTCGAAAAGACCTGTGATCCATCCGCATCACAGGCCGGGTAATGATTTTAATGGTATTGACTGTAATCACTATGAAGATTATTACAGCACGAAGAAGATCCTTGAAGATTCACTGATATATATGCCTACCGAGTTCCTGCATGCGCAGGATGACGGTGGGGCAGGTGCAGCCATGGAGGATTTCTGGGAGCTGCATTGGGGGGCAAAGAAAAGCGCCGGTGGTTTTATATGGGCGATGGTAGATGAGGGCGTTGTGCGCACCGATATGGGCAATGTTATAGATGCCAACGGGCTGAATGCTAATGATGGCATTTTGGGACCTCACAGGGAAAAGGAGGGCAGTTTTTATGCTTTACGTGAGATCTATTCTCCTGTAAAGATCAGGATGGGCCAGCTGCCTAAAGACTTCAACGGTAGTATTGTATTGGAGAACCGTTATCATTTCACCAATTTGAACCAGTGTACTTTTAAGTGGGCATTGGTTAATTACAGGCAAGCCTACAGCAATCTCGCAGGTTTCACCGTGATGGAGAAAGGGAAGGCAGCTGCTCCTGCCATTGCGCCAGGAAACAGTGGTACGCTGCATCTGGGGCTACCTGCCGGCTTTTTGAAATATGATGCGTTAATGCTAACGGCAACCGATCCGTTTGGCAAGGAGATCTATAAATGGACCTGGAAGATCGCTGATAATGCGAAGCTGCTGACAGGCATGTTCAATGCTTCGTCGGGCAGTAGTTCGGGTGAAGCGCTCGATAGCGTGTACGTGCTGAAGGGTGGGGAAAACACGGTATGGCTGAGTAAGAAAACCGGTTTGCTCACTGGTACGCGTAATGCTGCGATGGATAATCTTTCTTTCAGAAACGGGCCGGTGCTGGCGCAGGGTAATGCTGTTGTAGTATCCTCCCGCCTGTATAAGGATGGCAATAACAGTGTTGTTGAATTTACTTACGAAGGCAACCTGAAATATACACGCTGGACAATGCAGGAGGATGGATGGCTTAGTCTTGAGTATGAGTATACGCTGGATGGATCGTATCCTTTTGCGGGTGTTAATTTCAATTATCCTGAAAACTTTATACTTGGAGTGAAATGGCTTGGTAAAGGTCCTTACAGGCAATGGAAGAACAGGATGGCAGGTACCCCGGTAAACGTTTGGGAGAAACTTTATAACAACACGCAAACAGGCTATTGGCCTATGGTGTATCCTGAATTCAAAGGTTATTATGGTGATGTTACCTGGATGGAGTTTAATACAGTGGAAGGTAAATTTTATGTAGCCAGCCGCGATACGGGTTTGTTTGTACGGTTATTTGATTTTTATGCACTTTCCAGTGGTGTTAAGCCACATCCTGAATTACCTGGTGGTAATATTTCTTTCCTGGATTGTATTCCGCCGATAGGGACAAAGCTGGCGTTGAACATCAACTATAATACGGCAGCTCTGGGGCCGCAAAGCGAGCCTGCTAAACTGGATAAGCCTGTTAAGCGTACGTTGTTGTTCTATTTCGGGCTTCCCAAAACTACAGAAGCGAAAGAGCAGTACAGCAGGCCTGACGTGGATAATGTTTTTTAA